In Miscanthus floridulus cultivar M001 chromosome 8, ASM1932011v1, whole genome shotgun sequence, the sequence ACGGATCTGACGGATGGAATTCTAAGGCGACGTGGAGGCAGGCTTTTGCGATTTTTATCTGTGTAAGTCTTAAAAGGTTTGGCTTCTATGTACAAAATGATTCGGTCACCGACAGATTACAACAAACCGAAATTAACTGAGCTCAGATCGATCTTTGCGTTAAGTGACCTACTAGATGACAACTGCGTTCGGCTGATCTGGTTCCGGCTTGTtccagcttattctctctcacaaaatactattcaatcatccaaaatcagcCATGCTACAGTGGCCAACCTTACCCTCCGAACGCAGTAAGCTTCCCCAACCTGGCAACCTACACGGTATCATCTTGCTCTGAATCCGCGTCATCACTGTCTGCAGCGACCTTAGGTCTCCCCATGAAGGAGTTCTGTCTCGACGGCGCTTTCTTGCCGCTGGTCGCCGAGTCTTTCTTCAGACCCAGGTAGGTGTAGAACGACATGCCGCCGAGTGCGATGACGGCTCCGCAGACGCTGGTGATCCCAGGGTCGGAGCCGAAGATCAGGTAGCCGGAGAGCATGATGACGATGGTTTTGAATTGGCCCAGCACAACATGAGACAAAGCTGACGTCGCACTGAAGCAATACACAACGAATTATTATTAGTCACTTAAAAAGCTACTATTACGTAGGAGTAGGCATCATGGCCACGTGATTTTGTTTCatcaattttcttttctcctgcaaAAGGTTGCAAGTTAATTAATTCTTAGATTGTGGATTTGTAGTGGCACATTTTTTCCATGCGGTTGCCAATTAGCAGACACTGGAAAAATCTTActgaaactttatagttttgcAGGTTGTTGGTTTCAGTTttataagaaagaaaggcatGTTGTACTAGCTCTTTTCAAAAACGAATAATGTGTTTCTTTGTAAAAACCAAAACATTTTTGTGTAAATTTACCAATACAAGCGAATCAATACTAGATTCCTTTTTGACTGAAGTATGAATGAAGAAAATAAATGGAAGATTGCAAATCTTATCAAGTCCTTTTCATGAGACACTATCCAACCAAGATCCCAAAACTGGTAGGTACATTTTGCTTAAGCAAACAAGAAGCCACGCATATTATTTGCCCACTGTTATGTTGTTTTATTATGTTGTGCGTCAGCAATTACATTTCGTCAGGTAATGACTTGTCAAAACTTGGATAGAGAAATGGCAGTTTGAATGAAATAAGCAATGATGTATCTCACCCGAGTGCCAAAGCACCAGACCACTGAAGAAGGAAACCGAACAATGCAGAAATGATAATAGCACAGCTGTTTCTGAAGTTCCAATTGAACAAAAACAAGCCAGGGGGATCCAGCAAAGGCATCAATGTCAATAAGAAAAATATCGTAATTGGAGTAGTCTTCCACATTAGCCTGGTTTAATAATGGATAATCTGGGTTATTATAAGGTAATAAAGTTATGAATAACCtgaatcaaagaaagaaaaaaacagaaCATACGCAAGGGCGGTCCAGTTTCCACTCTGTTGCAAACTTGACCAAAGGATTTTGTTCACGGCACTAGGAACAATCCATGCTAATGCGACACAAGCACCGAAAAAGTTGAACTCCAAATCAGTAACAGTCGCTACAGCGACTCCAAATGACACAACTGCCAGTGTGACAGCCTGTAATGTCAAAGCGAAATTTCAAAAGAACATATTTAGCGACCAGACAAAGTAATACACCATACAGATGGTGTGAGCAGCTGTAGTCTGGTAGAGGGACAAAAAAGCATGTACacttccttttttttgtttttttttttgcttactTATTTCATAGTTGAATTATTTCCAGAACCATGTTATAATAGTTGGCCTCAAAGCAGTAAAACATTGTGGAAACACATTTTGTTGCAGCAAGCCTACCTTCTGAGAGGAAACTTTCTTCTGGAAAAGCATAAATTCGGCTACGACAATTGTTGGGGTTACAGCAATCTTAGCCATTTGATAGAAACCTACACTGAATAGCAAAAATACTGAGAATACATGAAGGCAATATTACAAAATTTATGTAAGCGCACATCACTTAACTTTCAAATGGAATCTGGTTTACCTATTATGTTTCAAACTCACGTTGGCTAGCCCAGTGGACAGGGACATTACAGTACCCAAAGCAAATATAGATGAGAAAGGAGTGGATTTCGATGGAGGGGCAACCGGTAACAAGGATAATGTCTTAAGGGTGGCCATTAGAACAAATGCAACTGCGTAATGAATTAATGAGAGTGCAATTGGGAACTTAAATCCAACACTCCCCATCACCTGCAAGACAATAGATCACACATAAAAAATACTTGAAACTCTAACAAAGGGACGTATAGGATAAATAAACGTAAGTTCTCAAAAAAAAACGCAGGTTATCGTGTACAAGTCATACCATTTTATTTGCCATGATAATCCCAACAGCAATAGCAAAATTGAATGTCAGTGCAACACTTGGTCCACAGAATCGCTGCTGCTGGCGCTTAGCACCTTCTGAACTATGCATTTCATTGTACAAGGAGCTTCGCAACTCCTCGAGTGCCCGACCTGGTAAGTTCAACAGCACGTAGGGGCAGAACTCAATTTTCTTTATTATCACTTATATCAGCTAACACCTGTGAGATAACTTTCCATCCTCCTTGCTTAGTCATCACACTTTGTATTGTTAAAGCAGCTCAGGATTAAACATGGTATATGATTGCATATGTTCTTAAAGTTGGCTTCACTTCTCCAGCCAATTCGCCTTACAATATTTATCCTTTCCTTAACAATTCAATCATACATTCATGAGCACCCACAAGCATTTTCAACTAATGTTTTACTTACACAGTATTAGAAaagaataaattaaaaaaaactgaGAAACAGAAAGCTATATATTTCTAAAGTTATCCATAGATTGCAGTTTAACTTCTCATGTGGAGCTAGCTTTCTTATGCATAGCATTGCAGGAACATTCAAAATGGCAGGCGGCCCAACATATACTAGTTTGAAAGTCACAAAAAAAACATATACTAGTTTGAAATCTTGAATGGGTAAGGTTTAAAAGCAAGTGAAAATACTGGTATTCTTATTGTCCCAAACCATTACAAAACAAGCAATGAGGTCATAGTTCATTCAGGTCATCAGGTCGTATTGTCCCAAACCTtgacttgttggtttcagccaaggcttattagtcagccaacagtgtttttctctcgcaataaaccagcaccagccgggcttatcagcccagaaaccgacCAGCAACAGGCTGAATGTGTCTGTGTCACATTCAAAAGTTCACATGCCAAACAGAACACTCATATTGATTATGATATTCTCTTTAGTCTGTCCTTCCTCTCAGGAAACCATTCATCGTGTTGCGGACTTTAGGGCAGTAACAGCAGGGCACTGATTATTAGTGAACAGGTAGAAGCAGAAAAGGACAAACAAAGAGATGTGAATCAGCAGGTCCTAGTTCCTTTTCCTGTCGATTACATCCATGGATGGTGATGCGTCACGGAAGAAGGATGCTGGAGTCGATGAGGGGGGAACAGACAAGAAGAAAAATACTCAGCTACAGCTACAGTGCACCCAGTTCCTAAGCTTTACTCGACCACGCGAGATGTGGCAAGATGGGAGGATCGGAAACAAGAAAGGAAAATCACATCTTCTGCGTGCAAATAAAGATGCTGAAAACAGGCAGCAACTATACGATGTCCACGAAACGGGCGTTGGAAAAGATCGAAGAATCCAAACAGAACGTGTCAAGCAACAACTTTGCCGTTCGCGGGAAAAGTGAATGGCTTTCATGCCATTTTTTCTCCGCACCAGAATCCTCCGAGAGGCCGCAGCAGCTACGAGGAGGTGACGACTGGCCAGTAAGGTGAAGGTGGCAACTGCAAACGCAAAAAAAAATGTGGGTGCAGTTTTTATCCGCACCAAAAAATCGCACCAAACTGACCTAAAAGATCCCTTCAAATGCGGAGAAAAAGGACTGGGAAACTGAATTGGCACCCACGCCACGAACACCAACCGCTCAGAGCCAACAAGGAAGAGCGCTCTTGTTTGGCCATCAACCCCAACAGATGGCCGGCGGAAAGGATTTTAAAAAATGTTCAGGAACAAGAGGAACAGATTAACAGGATGGTGGGGATGCGAACCCGTCTCGCCGGCGTCGCTGTCCTTCCGCTTGATGAATCTcctgccgccgccggcgagcacaGCCTCCCAGACGCCCATCGCCGTCACGGCCACCAGCTCCGACGCGTCGGCGCGCCACCACGGCAGCTTCGTCATCTCGCTAGCCTTTGTTTGCCCTCCACCGCCTCTCGGTCGCGGCCGCTAGATAGACGGAGGGGGGATTGCAACCAGACGCCAAGCCAAGaacagcagcagcaccaccaccgTGAAAACAAGCAGGAGGAACCCAGGCGGAGGAGAGGCCGGCCAGGACGAGCGGGTAGGGGTGCCTgcgcggcgcgggcgggcgggtgGTACGTGCCGTGCCGGGCTATTTTAAGCGCGCGCCCTGCCTCGTTTTAGCCGGCCCGTTGTGCCGCCGTGGTGCGGCCCGCGGGCGAGTGATGGCGGCGACGGGCGGGGTGAGTGGCAATCAAGGTGGCGCTCGCGAGGGGCCGCAGCCGGTTAGTGCCCGTGTACTATCGTGGGCAAATGAGATTTGGTTCCGTATTCCCGTCAGGGTCTATCACCAGGTAATTCAGGTGGGTGTGGGTGGTTTGCTCGCTCCAGCTTTCTAGTCAGTCCTGATGGTTAGTTTCAGAATTAAGAAGGCGTCAGTCCTGATGGTTAGTTTCAGAATTAAGAATGACTGCCAATTTTACAGAaaccagggggggggggggggggggggggggggggggagggggactACTACTAAGAACAGTTTTCTATTAAGAGAACCAATGACTATACCTGTCGTCTCTGTTAGTAATATAAGTGTACTTGATTAGTTGATTACCAAAAACCTTGGAGAGCATGCACGTACCGATCTCACCAAAAACTCAGTAGGTAGCGAATAGTCCATGGGTGCACGTAGTACAGGCGACGCATTCAGTTGGGCGTACCCTGGCCGGAGAAAAGGGAAAGGCATCTCGAACCTTTTCGAATCCATGATCATAATTCCGACATCGTGCACGATAACTTACTCGACCTGTAGCTCTGTCGTAACTGGCATTTAGTGTGTGGTCGTAAATCGTAGCATAGGAGTGTAGACCTGAAGTATGATGAATTGGGCTGCCTATGCCTCGAGATCGCGGCTGGCTGTCGTAAAACGTGACGTCGAGTGGTTTCTACGATAAGGAGTAGATGAGCTTATGAGGTCCCCGCGTACCTGGCTTTCCATTTGGTTGTGGACGTTCAGGACTCAGGAGCATCACTGCCTCATGGCCCGGAATGCACGGTGAGACGGTTTTTGTGTTTATATGGATTGATGAATGCTCGTGTAAACATTTGTCTACcatccgaattttttattttcagcctttttttttttgaaaaatattcacAAATAGATCCATGGTGGTTTGATTTTTGTTTATGGACCCTGACCTCGGCGACATGACTTTTTGCGTCGAgaaaacacgtctcggcgccatggccaatggcgccgaggtcttggcgAGGCGTAGGACGTGGCGGTGACCTGGCGCCGACGTGGATAAAGCCTCGGCACCGCAAATATCTTGGCGTTGAGCTGTTACCCTATAGATCTTGGCGTTTGAAATGAAACAAGTATAATTGTTCCGAAAAACACGCAACAACGCTGTTTTGGTTTAGCTGGTTAGATCTTTTTTGCTACATTTTTATAAGCAATAGAACAAGAAAAATTATGCTCTGTTCGCTTCTCATAAGTCATGgttaaaagtactgttgactgatttatcgtaagagaaaaataatgttaattGACTGAAAATGACGAATTTCGAGCTAAGTCGCGGGCATCCTCCCCATACCGTTTGGTCCGAGTCTGACGCTCACGCTCTGATGGCGGCATATAGATTGGCAGGAGCAAGGTGGGCTACTGGCCTCCAAATTTATAGTATGTACGAATAAATATAGCAAATCTtttaaatagaaaaaaaatatagcATATCCAAAAAAAAAAGACTTATAAGTTGCAATTTCTGGTTTATTAATTGGATCAACTCACGAATGTAAGGCCTAATGGCCATGTTCACCAGCCTACTTGGCGACTTCGCTTCCCTTGTTTGGTCATTTTTCTCTGTCATTTTGCTTTCTCGTGCCACGATACTACTATTTGTTACTTGAGTACTGCTTTTTACTCTTTTAGCATTAAAATTTGATCTGTTCTGAGTAGTTTAAGGCCCATATATATTCTGAAGCTTTATAATTAAGTGAAAGCATACTTTGATTTTTTCGAATTTTAGGGCCTCATCGTGTATTTTGTTCAGGGGCCTCCAAATCCTAGGTACGACCCTGGTGCCGGTGGCATCATATTCGTAGAGGAAGAGTGGACGTTTATATGGCGTataagcctgttcggttggctggttcgtatcgttgctggttcgtgaagaagtattgctgtctgatttgtgtgagagaaaaatactgttctggctgaaaatttacgatcgtttatgacgagccacagccaaacgaaagCCTGGGCGCTGGCACGATGATGGCGATGCAAGCTCTCTCGAGTATTAGACCGAGGAACCAAGCACCTGGacctggtggtggtggagaaactGTGTTTTCTGACGGTGGAGGACGGACCATTTCCCGTGGCACAGGCACacaacgtgttcggggtgagtgAGGTCCCAAGACAAGAACGGTGCTGAGAAAATCAGCGATGGATCGGAGCACAGGTGGGTGGTAAAAAAGTTAAGTTGCAAACTCCACGCTAGTCCACTGTCTAAACAAATGGAATGTTCTCTGCAGGCAGCAGTGGAACGACACATTAGCCTCAGCTCCTTTTTTGCACATAGCGTATATGGAGGGGGAGACTGAGCACTTGAGCTACTACTAGCAGTATTttgtattattttttttaaaaagaaagaaagaaagaaaaatgtCCTCGGCACTCGCACGCAGTCGCATTACAATCACGTGCCGCGCGACGGCGCGAACCAGGTGCCGGCGCTCCCTTCCTTCACCCCCCAAGTCCACCACGCTGCGGGGACTCGCGTCGTCGAGAACGATCGGTCGAGGAGCGCCCGGCACTTGGCGCTTGGATGGACCCCTCACCCCTGCGCCGTGCCGACGACCGACCGACGCCCTAACCTAAACGAGTAGGAGTACGTCCAAGGCTCTAGGCACGCGTCACCCTCGCGTGCCGGGGCCGAAGCGGACAGCCCAACCGCCGAGCCCGCCGCACCCGCGCCGGGTGGGAGCACCGGGCGCGTACACGTGTGGCAGCTGGGTGGGTGAGTTCATCGTGTACAGAACAGTATGTACCTAGGCCCACACATGCATGCACACGTATGTACACGCTGAACATACTGTCTACCGTCGGGGTAAAAGATCACCATCATACGGCTAAAGACGAGGAACACAACCAAACAAGAGCGAGAGACGCCGGATTGCGGCCCATTGTCTTTCTGCATACAGCAGGGCTGAAAACATTTGGATTGATGCGCTCGGCCCAAATACACACAGACACCGTCTCTCCAACGCGGCATCAGCGTCGCCCGCCTCGCCATGAGACCCTAGCGTCCTGGAGCACAGCGGGCACCTGAACCTGACTTCCTTCTAGTTCTAGCCCACCACTGTCAGTAATcacgatggggatgcagcgcgcAAGGAGCATAAATCGTGGAGTATCTCAGATGAGTAGATGACAAAGCACAGGAAGGTTATTCTGGCACAAAATAGTTACAGAGGTTCAGTGTCCAGATACGTGTGATTCTCCTACTCATCTCCCATTGCTATATGCGGCCTAACAAGAACTTTACATTCATGACGGCTACTTCTTTTTACCAATGTTGCATCCATCTACAAACATACACACGACCAAAGAACAATCTCCTGCCAAGAGAAGATTGTGCTTCACAAATAATATTACAGAACGAAAACAGAAGAGGTATAAATGTATCCTGTTAGGCTGTTACCCAGACTGTACAACCTGGCAGCTCACTGCCGAACATCGTAGCCGACGCAGGTCCTTGCACGCAGCGGTAGAGCTGGAGGACGAGCACCAATTGCATCTGTCCGACGCACAGACGGCAAAGCTCCGTCCAAATCACTCATCTGCTGAGGAACTGAAGGATGAATATGTATGTTCCATTCCATTCACGCCACAAGGAGTCCGGCAAGTCTGCATCTTTCTTTTTGTCTTTTTCATTCATCCCACTCGTCGTAACCTTTTTTCCCGTATTTCAATTACAGGCTCTGATGCATGCGATTGTTGTGCTCTCCAGTGATCTTGCCTGTAGCGCAACCTACAACAGATGAGCAGTTGAAGATTGCTAGGCTGACACTGGACAATAACAACCGTCACATTCAAGGCTCAGTAGCTTCTAGTTTGGCTTAGTGGATCATAGTCATACGCTTCACCAGCCTTTATAAACCGTCCCTTGACCCTCTTCCTCACGTCTGCCCTAGCCTTGCGAGAGGCATATCTGATCTTCTTGTCAAACCTGTAGATCAAATTCATGAAAAGAAAGATCAGTTAGCAACTTTTGCAAGGAAATACAAAACTGAAACTAGAAATACGAGAACCAGAAGGTAGGAGACATTTTCTTAAGAAGATAGCCACAATAATGAATGTTAAGCACAGAATAACCACAAGTAGACATTTAGATTGCTTactttcttctctttttcttctcCTTGTATCGAGTGAGAGCGCTATCTCTGCTGCCTCCAGCAACTGAGCCTTCAGGACCAGGAGAATGCCAGGGAGGCTCACCCATGAGGAGCATTGGTGACACCCCACAATCTTGGTGATCTCCAGCGCTGCTCTCACCAGTCAAACCAGATAAGGAATGGGATATACTAGATCTGACCTGCCTAATAGGAATGCAAAGGCTGGAATCTGCCCTTGCCCCTGGGTTTGACATCCCACAATCAGCTGATACTACATTGCTACATTCTAGCTGCATAGTTTTGGGCTGCTGAAAACATAAAAAAATGTCCCAGAAATTTAGTAAAGCAACAGCACTTGACCTATTTGTGTCTATAATAGTAATTACTGAGTTTAAAAAAATAGAGTATTCTATGGATGGAAAATAAACTTAATACTTTAAATGCCAAAATGTCCTGAACTCAGACTTGATGAGTGAAATTAACAGAAACAATTAATAACAACTGAGGTAAGAAAATAAACTGACCCTGGCTAACTAGGAGTAGATTGGGGAAGTAAGCACAGGAGCTCTCTTTCCCACAGGAaaaattcaaatgaaaatataTACTTTGGCCATCCGGATATGACAGTTATGTGCATTGACAGTGTAAGATACATGTTACCTAAAGTAATTTCATAGCATTTAGTTAGCTTTGTTTGAAATGTCAAATTTTCATAGAAATTCCTTGCCGAATTGCCACCTTCTGGACTATGTTGATGTCCTAAATGTCACATATTTAGAATCATAGAGAGTATACAAGAAAAGTACGTACCTCGTTGAAAAAAGCTGGTGTTTCCTTTGTTTCAAAGTAACTGTCAATTACAGCGTCATCAAAGAGTTCCTCTGTTCGAATGTGAGAGGTACCAAATAGCTCTTCGTAGTTCTCAAATGTCAGGTCAGCATCATCCACACATAAGTCTTCATACATGCCATCATTGAACTTATCGTCATCTCTGGCATAAGGTACCTGAGAGATGTAACCAGCATCTGATAAGAATACAACAATAACAGATCGTATTTTTCTTAAAAAAGGACTGACGATAAACAAGATCTGAAATTCTGAACCGATGCAACCTGCAACTGTCCACTGACGTAAACGTATCTAATAACTTGTTACAGAAATGGAATTTTCATTGTAAAGAGAAGCTACTAGAGCACTGAGAGCCCAGCAGGGAAAAAAAGAGACAGACAACGTTAAATAGAGACAAATGGATCATCACTAAGAAATAATTTTTGTGTACTATTTTCCTGAATATCAGCAGTAAATGATGTGCTGCTGCAAGACTGAAACATTAACCAAGCTACATGACTATTATTATGATATATTCATATGACAACATTCTTTATTTTATATGTTTAAGTAACTTGCATGCCATAAGAAACAAGTCTTTTGACATGCAAAAACAAAGCACAATGTTCAGAAACATTCTTGGAGGAAAATATGAAAGGCACATAGCACCTTAGGCGTCAATGAAACTGGTCCAGCAGGCTGATATGTGGCTAGAGGCAGAACATCAAACCCATCTCCGAAAGAAGAGCCTATCAGAGGTTTAAGCTTGTCGGCTGAAGGTGGATCGCTCATGAGTGTTGTGTTAGCTATTTCCAACAGTCTTTTATCATCTGAAGCACCATGATGATTCGTCACATCACTGTCATCAATTGTCATCATGCTTAGTCCATCCTCACAGTTGGGCTCAGCAGCTACAGTCGGGATATCCATAATAAATGACCAGATTCTCGAAAGCTCTGCTGATGAGGGGCACCCTGAGTAACAGTTTATGGCCTGCCTTTTATGCCCAGAAGCCCCTGATGCTGCATCGTGCCCATTCCAATCACAGTTTTGGCAAAGTGATGCGTTGTCCTCAAGACATCTGACTGATGCAGGCTGTGAACCACAACGATCACAAAGAAGGGTCCTTGTATGACGCCGAGACAGCGCATTAGCTGAATGAACATTACGGTCGCATAATAAGCACAACGATGCCGCATCTGATCTGCAGTAGATCATTGACCTTTGTTTCCCACAGAAATCACAAAGAGAAGCCATGATCCTGGACTGTATTGAGAAATTCCACTTGCTGTTCAGTGCTGCTACCAAATCCACCTTCCGGTGCCCTGTTCAGCAGCTGAATCCCGTGGAACCCTATGTGATACTGGCATATAGAAGTAAACAGTCAGTAACAATACAGCAAACATATAGCTATTTCTGACTGTTTCGCACAGACAAAATTGGGGTATTGAGAAAAACTTGGCAATTTTTTCCAGGCCATGCAAACAGACACCTGTTCTGTTCCACATCagcaaacatatgcatctacttaCATCCTGCCCGAGCTATTGACAATCTTAGGATAACACAGAACCACTCCCTGATTTAGCTAATAGGACGCTTCCCCTCACAGAAAACTTGAGATTTAGATATTCTTCCTAGATCTGCCGGCCAGGGCATTAGATAACTAGAAGTTTCAAAACAGAAGTACAGACATGTAACCTAGGGGGACTTCCACCCAGAACAAACTGTATTTTTTTTTCCCTAAGAAACAGAACAAACTGTAATATGAGACTATGCTATTGGCAAAGCATATAATCTCTGTAAAGCATAGGGGGGAGTAAATTGAAAAGACCTTCAAATAGAGTAACCATAATGCATTTGGTACCACCAAAAGATAGAGTGAATAGTCAACTTGGAGCCAAAGAAACGCTGATTGCAATTGCCATTATCATGCTAGACTTGCGAGCTTAGCACAGCATATCAGCACATAGGCGTGAGAGACAAATAGGATGAAGTGCAACCAAACTTTAGCGACCTCTAGTGCAAACGGCTCCCTAGTTATCATTTTGAGTGGCATGTTCATATTTTGGCATATCCAATGGAAACTTTCCATGCACATGGCCGGTAAGCGTGTACTAGCACAGCATAAGTTGACACTTGCCAAACTTCCGTTATAACAACTACAGGTGTTAAGCACCACTAATCCTCACTTTTTCCCCTCTATCTTGTCGCTTGCCCGCTTGCGCACCTATGCCGGTTATGCGTGGAAGCCAACGGACTTTCGCCGCCACTCAAACAAACACGGCGAATTTCGCTCAAAAACAGTAAATGAATAGTTGCGGCTAAGAACAGAAAGGAAAGCCAGGTACAAGCAAAGCGCGAATATACGATCGCTATTCATGAGTCAGTAGGCAAAAAGCAACcttaaaaaaaagataaaaaccaTTCCAGATGAATTGGCTGCAGATACAAGCAAAGCCACGGTGCTCCGGTGATTAGATGGCGTTAATCAAGACTTGAGCAACTGAGTCCGCCTGCTCAAGGACAAAATCAAACAAACCAAGACAATTCACGTACGCTCTACGCAACACGGAATTAAAACGTGAAGTGTCCGCAAAGAGGAAAGAAAAAATAGAGTTCAGACTTGTCAGTCCAACACACATACACATCAAACTCC encodes:
- the LOC136478007 gene encoding nucleotide-sugar uncharacterized transporter 2-like — protein: MTKLPWWRADASELVAVTAMGVWEAVLAGGGRRFIKRKDSDAGETGRALEELRSSLYNEMHSSEGAKRQQQRFCGPSVALTFNFAIAVGIIMANKMVMGSVGFKFPIALSLIHYAVAFVLMATLKTLSLLPVAPPSKSTPFSSIFALGTVMSLSTGLANVSLKHNSVGFYQMAKIAVTPTIVVAEFMLFQKKVSSQKAVTLAVVSFGVAVATVTDLEFNFFGACVALAWIVPSAVNKILWSSLQQSGNWTALALMWKTTPITIFFLLTLMPLLDPPGLFLFNWNFRNSCAIIISALFGFLLQWSGALALGATSALSHVVLGQFKTIVIMLSGYLIFGSDPGITSVCGAVIALGGMSFYTYLGLKKDSATSGKKAPSRQNSFMGRPKVAADSDDADSEQDDTV
- the LOC136478008 gene encoding zinc finger protein CONSTANS-LIKE 9-like isoform X1, which gives rise to MASLCDFCGKQRSMIYCRSDAASLCLLCDRNVHSANALSRRHTRTLLCDRCGSQPASVRCLEDNASLCQNCDWNGHDAASGASGHKRQAINCYSGCPSSAELSRIWSFIMDIPTVAAEPNCEDGLSMMTIDDSDVTNHHGASDDKRLLEIANTTLMSDPPSADKLKPLIGSSFGDGFDVLPLATYQPAGPVSLTPKVPYARDDDKFNDGMYEDLCVDDADLTFENYEELFGTSHIRTEELFDDAVIDSYFETKETPAFFNEQPKTMQLECSNVVSADCGMSNPGARADSSLCIPIRQVRSSISHSLSGLTGESSAGDHQDCGVSPMLLMGEPPWHSPGPEGSVAGGSRDSALTRYKEKKKRRKFDKKIRYASRKARADVRKRVKGRFIKAGEAYDYDPLSQTRSY
- the LOC136478008 gene encoding zinc finger protein CONSTANS-LIKE 9-like isoform X2: MASLCDFCGKQRSMIYCRSDAASLCLLCDRNVHSANALSRRHTRTLLCDRCGSQPASVRCLEDNASLCQNCDWNGHDAASGASGHKRQAINCYSGCPSSAELSRIWSFIMDIPTVAAEPNCEDGLSMMTIDDSDVTNHHGASDDKRLLEIANTTLMSDPPSADKLKPLIGSSFGDGFDVLPLATYQPAGPVSLTPKVPYARDDDKFNDGMYEDLCVDDADLTFENYEELFGTSHIRTEELFDDAVIDSYFETKETPAFFNEPKTMQLECSNVVSADCGMSNPGARADSSLCIPIRQVRSSISHSLSGLTGESSAGDHQDCGVSPMLLMGEPPWHSPGPEGSVAGGSRDSALTRYKEKKKRRKFDKKIRYASRKARADVRKRVKGRFIKAGEAYDYDPLSQTRSY